In Cystobacter ferrugineus, the DNA window TGAGTGTCAGCAGGAGGACGAGCGGGAGCACGGGCATGATGGGGACGGAGGCTAGCAGGCCTCCTGGCTCCATGGGATGGGCGGGGCACTGGTGCTCGGGCCCTTGTCGTGGCTAGCTTCCCCCCCTCGACCCAGGACCCGGGCCGGGGAGGAATGCGACTGCGTAAGCCGAGGAGCCTGACATGGCGCGAGTTCTTCCGGCGCCTCTGGGTGGAGATCGAGGAAGACGCGGTCACCGAGTGCGCGGCGCAGCTCGCCTTCTATTTCCTCTTCGCGCTCTTCCCCTTCCTCTTCTTCGTCGTGACGCTCGCGGCCCACCTGCCGGTGGAGCGGGGCGTGGTGGTGTCCATGGTGGAGCGGCTCGGCCCGCTCATGCCGGCGGATGCCCTGGGCCTGGTGCGGGCGCACCTGCGCTCCATCGCCCAGGACACCCAGCCGCGCCTGGTCACCTTCGGCCTGGCGCTGTCGCTCTGGTCCGCCTCCCGCGGCGTGGACGCGTTCCGCCGGGCACTCAACCTCGCCTATGACGTGCCCGAGTACCGGCCCCTGTGGCACACCCAGGGGCTCGCGCTGCTCATGACCGTGGCGGGCTCGATGCTCATCCCCGTGGCCATCACCCTGTTCCTGCTGGGCGGACGGCTGGGGGAGTGGATCGCCCAGCACCTGCACGTGCTCAACGCCTACCACGCCGTGTGGTCCTGGCTGCGCTGGCCCTTCGTCACCACGCTCGTCATGCTGGCGCTCGCCCTGTGCTACTGGCGCCTGCCCGCCGTGCGCCACCGCTACAGCTTCCTGTCC includes these proteins:
- a CDS encoding YihY/virulence factor BrkB family protein — protein: MRLRKPRSLTWREFFRRLWVEIEEDAVTECAAQLAFYFLFALFPFLFFVVTLAAHLPVERGVVVSMVERLGPLMPADALGLVRAHLRSIAQDTQPRLVTFGLALSLWSASRGVDAFRRALNLAYDVPEYRPLWHTQGLALLMTVAGSMLIPVAITLFLLGGRLGEWIAQHLHVLNAYHAVWSWLRWPFVTTLVMLALALCYWRLPAVRHRYSFLSPGALLASVLWLLTTWGFTQYVEHFGRYNVTYGSIGGVIVLLLWLYLTGLIFILGGEVNAILEQAEAEAARAEGRPSPIETPHLKGEAEAGESGRERLGFWRWRRRMAERAPTDIEPPAELREEAPETPPPGKSERSHLP